A stretch of DNA from Lycium ferocissimum isolate CSIRO_LF1 chromosome 4, AGI_CSIRO_Lferr_CH_V1, whole genome shotgun sequence:
ATTAGGGATCAAACGATAAAAAATTGGTAatcaaaagtgcttataagctgaaaaatcACAAGTTGAGAGTGACTGACGTATGATTTTTGGTCGACTTTGGTATATAAGCACTTGCAGATAATCCAAAAAGTGCTTATAAAAGCTGAGTTGACCGGATTATGAGAGTACCCAAACACCCTCAGTATCCAATAAAGACACATATAAAGTGACAGTTTCTTCTTGTTCCATTGTGCTCGGATGAAATGAGCATGATCTTTGGCAACCTTGGATGCTAAAGCTGAACATGCTCTAAGCTACCATGCTTGGCTTGGCCTTGACTTATTACTCTGGCTCTTAATATGGTTTGGCCCTTTCAGCCAACCAAGGCtcatattttttcccttttcaatgCTAAATCTTTAGTTTGACTTTGGccgtttttcaaaaaaaaatgttctggGTTAATTTGTGAAAATAACATTCTCCCATGTTAATTGTCTTTTACTATTTTGAATTGTCCCACGTGTTTTCACTTTTGTTACATAATTTCTTGCAACCTAGTGTACACTTGCATGTTGTCCATGACTCAATATTTGCTAGGAGTGTCTAGCCTATTTAGAGATTTGTATGACTTTCTTTTGCCCTTTTCAGTATCTATCTGCAGATTATAGTTGACTCCATTATTTCCTTCACAGAAAAGGGAAGTTTTTCCTCCACAAGTTATTCTTGATCTGTTGAATTCTTTATTTGTATCTAATTGTAAATATGTGCACAATGGTCGAAGTTCTTCATTATAGAAATTTACAGGCATCATAGACGGTGGCTTGCTGAGAAGCTGGGAGCTGATGCTGTGACAAATGAGCTAGAATTCACCAAGAAAATATTCTCTCAGGATGCAAAGAATTATCATGCTTGGTCCCATCGACAGGTTGTCTTTCTATCCCTTTCCTTTCTGTTGGGGGACAAAAAAGAAATGCCATTACCTGTTTGGGAAAAGCTCTTTTGCATGATTGTATTTCATTTTACTAAAATCATGTTTTAGATTATTCAAGTTCATGGAATTGAGCCAGATCCTGGATAGAATTGACAAAAAACTAATGCCAGTGGACTAGTATTTGCTTCTTTATCTCATTATGTAAAAACCAGAACACTGATTTTTTTACTATTTATGCAGTGGGTCCTTCAATCTCTTGGCTTGCATGAGTGTATTTCATGTTACTAAAATCATGTTTTAGATTATTCAATTTCATGGAATTGAGCCAGATCCTGGATAGAATTGACAAAAAACTAATGCCAGTGGACTAGTATTTGCTTCTTTATCTCATTAGCAAACCAGAACACTGATTTTTTTACTATTTATGCAGTGGGTCCTTCAAGCTCTCGGCGGATGGGAAGATGAGCTTGCCTATTGCCAACAACTCCTTGAAGATGATATTTACAACAATTCTGCTTGGAATCAGGTCATTATTGAACCTTTTTTTCCAAATGAGAAGAAATAATCCTTTTGATAGTAAAGGAAATTGGAGAGAGGGACAAGATGTCCTCAGCTGACAGAATCAAGTGGTATAAACAAAGAGATTTTCAAACAAGAAGCGTCTCCCAATCCCGTAGGAGGTTTATTTAATAATGTGACAGAAAATGATTAAGATGACAAGGAATCTGGATGCGGAGTTCCGTGCTGAATCTGGATAGCACAGAACGGAGTTCCGTAAAACTTTAATCCTTGTAAACCCCCACAAGCCAAATATTGCAAATAACCTCCTTCAAGTTCATATGCTAAAGGACATTGCTTAAACAAGTGTGCGTGAGACTCATTACCATGTTTGCTTAATATACAACAGCTAGGAGAAATTCACAACAAGCTCAATATATCTATTTGGATTGTGATGGCGGTAGTGATGCTTCTGTTTGACTGTATTCACTCTCATTTTAGTCTTGAGCAACAATTAGCTGCAAaagtttcattctttttttctgttaattattttaaatctaCTAAATGATATCAGCATTCACTGATACTTTCAAGGAGCCTATGAACATTGTTTTATGTTTACTgctttaaaaagttaaaagggTAAAATCCTTTGTGAAGTTAGTGTAGCTCCTGACTTGACTTTGTTTCTTGTAGAGATACTTTGTCGTGACACGATCACCTCTACTAGGGGGCCTAGCGGCAATGAGGGAATCGGAAGTGAATTACACAGTTCAAGCCATCAGAGCTAGTCCAGAGAATGAAAGTCCTTGGAGGTATCTTCGTGGTCTTCACAAGAATGATACACAATCTCTAGTTGAGGATTCTCAAGTAGCATCAGTAATTTTGGAAGTCTTAACCTCCAACAATAGTCACGTGCATGCTCTGAGCTTGTTGTTGGATCTTCTGTGTCATGGTTTTGAACCAAGCCAAGAATTGAAAAGTGCAGTAGATGTTCTTACTCCACAGTCATGCTCACCAGATTTAGCATTAACGAAGAGAGTTTGTTCCATCTTGGAACTTGCTGATCCAATGAGAGTAAAATATTGGAATTGGCGCAAAAGCACTGTTCCTGTTCAGTCAGCTACATGTCAGAATGCAGATAGGTTGGCTGATTTATGTGCAAGAATGAGTGACTTGTAAGAATATTGCAATGGTGTTGTTCGAATATACATATTGCAATTATCGAAATTCATTGAAGGTGTCCCTTAATTCAGGCACATATGCTGGGAAATAACTTCATGACACGAAGAACTGGAAAAACTGTGCCCCGAAAATTTCTTATTGCCTGATATTTGTCAACTTCAGGCAATGACTTTTTGTACTGCCTTTAGGTTTGGGCCCTGATGTATTTTGTAAGTTTGGATGCAGGGATATTGATACTATGGCGAGTTAAATATATATTCTGGAGGAAGGCTGGTGACATGTACAATTTACAATTTCTTTACATGTCGAGTTAGATAATGAAGCATATATTAATGTGACATAGAATTGTATTCTCCATCTTTATCAAAAGGAATTATATGAAAATCTGAAGCCGGAATAGCCGGGAAAATATGCTAAATGCGATGCCATTATAAAAAATCTAAAGCCTGAAAAGATGAATACAACTCATTGCACTTCAAAGTCATTCTGTATGTCTGGATGCAAATTGAAACAGCTAATGATGAAGGCTGGAAATAAATTATTTGTCAGCCTATTAAGGGGACATTCTTAGAGAAGAATAATATTACTGTACATTCTTAGAGAAGAATAATATTCAACCTTCATAATAGGTGTTCCAACTAGTTTGCATTCACGTAGTTATTAGTCTGTGATTCCCGAGCAACAAGTACGTTGAGTTCCCAATGAAGAATTTAAGTTTTCTCACGCATTCTTACGAGAGAAAAGTCTTTGGAAAATTCAATTCTCCTTCAAACTTTATAAAACTTCAAAACCGGGATAAGGTATTTGTAGTGGTGGGGATTcactatttcaatttatcaaataccaaatcaacaattacgttttttaaatttataaaatcaaaccaaaccaaaccaataaaatttggCTTTTTAAATGAAGAATTTAAGTTTCTCACGACATTCTTAGTTCTAAGATTAGCTATTAATAAGTCGCGAATTTGGGGAGAAATTTAAAGGAATTTGGCATCGAAAATATTGTCTTTGGAAAATTCAATTCTCCTTCGAAATACTAAGTTATGCTTAATAAAGCTTCAAAACCATGATAAAGATAAGCTATGTATTTTTTGTAGTGGCGGGGATACATTGAATAGATTGGAGTCATTTGACATATTCTGGACGCAATAAAGCTATTTTGAAGATTAAAGTTTGGATTGGATCAATTTAAGTTAAGACTCTAACCTCAATGAGAAATTTTCAAACTGGAACTGTTTAACACCCCTAATACTAGAGTCGTATGACGCGATAAAGCTATTTTGAAGATTAAAGTTTGGATTGGATCAATTTAAGTTAAGACTCTAACCTCAATGAGAAATTTTCAAACTGGAACTGTTTAACATATACTACGTATAGGGGGACACCGTGTACATGAGGTGACGACAACAAGATCTAAACGAAGTACTAAGCGGAATTATTATATCCTGACCAGACGTTAGATCCTTTTTCAATGCTTCTACAACTTTTCTAATATTTATAGGTGCACGATACGAAGTTAGAAAGACCTTGGTGCATCATCTCGATATTCGATAGAAACAATATTGGTTGAAGTCTGGAAGATACTATGATCCAACTTGATATATAGTCAAACTTTGCATATATGGCTTTTAGAGAATGATGGGTCTCATCAAAGTTTCTCTTAGTCCTTTGAGTTTGATACTCCCCTACGCaaagagagggaaaaaaaaaaaaaaaaaaaaaaaggaaatgctgAAAAGATATACATTTGGAATATTTTGCTCACTCAGAATTTGAAGCGGCATATAGTATAATCAAAATATCGATACCTTGTAAGAACTTTCCCTTGATATCAATGTTCTTACACTCCCCATGGACTATGGAGTGTAGGATAGTGATGAACTGTACAAAATGGGTCTAAAAGTCACAATATGTACCTTACCAGTTTTTCAACTTATCCACATTCTCCCAACGAACAAAACCAATGACTTTTTCTTTCTAGCCCatcaaagagaaagaaaaagcatGGATGTTTACAAAGCCGACAAAAAATATGAGCTACGAGCACAAAATCTTCTATAGCTCAAGTTAATCATGACAACGTTATGGGAAAATGACTCAAAAAACTGTGCCCTCACCACCAAACTTGTTGAAGTTCCATCAAGTGTCAGTTTTTGGGAGTGGAAGATGGGCTTGATGCCTCTTTGAATGCGGAGGGGCACAGATCACTTACCGAACAGAGTGCACAATGGGGTCTCAAAGGAGTACATATGGTCTGCCCAAAACCTACCTGTTTTCGAGATCAATAGAACTAAGTTAAATgagcaataaaaattaaaaagaagattGGCAGGGCAACCTGAAAACAGAAACGGTAAGCTAATTGTGTACTTCGATGCAACAATTGAATAGTCTTCAGATGCTGAAAAGTTTCAAGAAAGAAGATATAGAGGGGTCTTGAGATGGTCAGTTTTTCAACATTGCACTAGTGTGGAATCATCCTTATGCCGAGGggctatcggaaacagcctctctgactcccaaggtagaggtaaggtctacgtacactcacccctccccagaccccactttgtgggatttcactcggtatgttgttgttgttgcactAGTGTGGAATCAATTCAAGTAAATATATTCAGCCTTTTGAGCTTTTAAGATAAGTTCCATTGTTTGAGCTTCTAAGATAAGTTCCATTGCCAGATACCTCATTCTATGTTCTATGAGCAGCACCCTTGTTATTGTCTATACATGGTGCTTCTAAGAAATTTCACAAAAGAATTAATACTGTCCATGCACATCGATGGGTTCTAGAACTACACATGACAATCGGACACTGCAGAATTTATGCATAATGCTTTTTCCAGATTATGGATGGCTTTCATTGAGATAAGATGAAAAGAACCACTCAAGAACCTCTACCAGCTTTTTTACAGTACAAAGGTGGAGAATTGAATATAAGAAGCTATAATTTATGCATGCAAGAAAAATTTGACCAGAGACATACCAAGAGAGGATTGATTGGTACCCATTCTTCCTTCGGAAGCCAAAGCTGCAAGGATTCCCTAGTCTCCTCAGGGGTTCTAGTTTTCTAACAAGAGCAGACAAGTAGGAATCAATTAAACAACATAGTGCATTGTGATGATTAGAGAATTGATAGATCCTTAGATACCATTCTATAAGATACCTTCAGTTTGAAACCCCTCCCTTTCTAAATCACAATATAAGCATTCATTTTTTTGCCCTAATTAGATTGGTTGTAATAGAGGACAGCCatgtaaagaagaaaaaagaagcaaaattgTCCAACTGGAGCACGTGCTCCTTGGTGTACACCAAGGGACAATGTAGTAATTTACAGTATTCTGGACAATTTAGTAATTTAACAGTATTCTTCTCCAATGATTTTCCAGTTTTCTCACAATATGTTATGCAACAGATTAGACTAAAACTATCAAACAGGAAAAGATGAGGGTCCATAACAAGCATCCTCTTCAAACCTCCAGAAATTCCTACACCAGGAATAAAAATGTTATTGTGCCACAACTGCTATTACCCAGAATGGTTAACGAAGTGCTCAAACCCCACACCACAGTCTGCTATTATAAAGGTAACCCATAAGTCTGCTAAAGCAAGGCAGAAGTTTAGAGTTTCctcccttttcttttatatCAAGGAATTCCATATATTTTATGCTTTTCTCAACAAATATGAATTTTTAGTTTAAACTTGGAAAATAGTAGCATCCCTTAATTGAGAATCACACACTCCTGACACATTATATGTAGCCTCATTGTCAGATGGAAATCAAGAGTACCTGCTTTGTTCCGGGACGTGATACCCATCCAAGCCGATTAGAAATACGATGCACATGAGTATCTACACATATCCCTTGAACGTTGTCCCATGCAACATTCATAACCTAAAGGAAATACATCCAGCTAAGTTTACAAGTGAGGATGACAAGGAAATAGAGAAAAGCATAACTCCCTTACTAGATGAGCCATCTTGGGACCAATTCCTGGGAGCAGAAGCAATTCTTCCAGAGTACTAGGGATGTCCCCGTCGTATTTTGAAAGACAAATTTTTGCTACTTTTTTCAGGTTGTTAGCCTTTCGCGTGTAAAACCCCACCTGAAAGGGAAAAGGTGTGCATACATCACCAAACAATGTTCCGAAAACTCTCAAGCATGTTGATTAAAGGACAGTGCTTAATGTTATTAATTGTTTCTCGCATTTTAGCTAATTCAGGTCTAACGAAAACAATACTGTATGCGAGTAGTTTGCATAAAAGAAGGCATACTGGATATATCAAACTCTTGATTGTTTCTTCATTTGCCGTGTCAATGGTGTCTGCAGCAAGCAAGCCATTTTGAAGGAGACGCTGAATAGCTCCTGTTGataataagtcatcaatcaGTACAAGTAAAATAACAGAATTCCATGCCCTGCATGTAGTCCAAATTGTTGGAACCGGGGCTTTAggggaaaacaaaaaataatgtaataatgagaacacatgataATTTAGCACTTTCAACTCCAAAACCATGAATTTCAATTTTAGCAACTGTTTTGCCATCCTGATGTTGCTATAATGCTACTTATTTAGAACCAGAACATATGGAAAGGCCTCTATTTGCACATGAGGTCCAAGAGTTTTCAAGTTACAAATAGGCATTTGAGGGAAAACTTCACCATACAAGGTTGCGGGGATATCAGCAGAGCTTTTTGCAATAAGCAGGGGAGCAAACGAGCATCTTGAAATAAAATTCAGAAATACAAAAAGGAAAGGCAGGAATGCTGAAATTTAGAGGAAGAAGCTATTCTATGACTGCTGAGCAATATGGGTTAAGAGGATGAAGACAAGGACAAAGGCAATACCAATTTTTGATTTTAAGATATAGTAATCAGTAGAAAACAAAGTCTCTTAGACAGAAACAAATCGAAACGTTAAGCAAAATAGAACTAGTATTAGCAATATTAGAGTTGAAAAGCAAagcaaattacataaaaagtgAGTACAGAATCAGTAAGAGAGTTTTCACATTAAAAGATTAGCAACTTTAGAACTTGCCATGATTAACTTGATCTTTCGTCTGGCTTGACAAGAGTGATGATACAAGGACTGCAAATCTTCTTTCCTGATAAACATAAGGTGTCAAAATTAGCAACAAAGTCAAGATGGAACATCCAGAAGTCATCAATAATTCAGGAATTCTACACCAAAGGTCAGCAAGGGATACAATCTGCCAAACTTGAATGGATGTAAAACCCTTTCACAATCAACAATTAGAAgacttaattgtcaaaaacaTCTAAGCATCTTCAACTGAAGAATAGTTAATCATACTACCTTAACATCTAAGCATCTTCAACTGAAGAATAGTTAATCATACTACTTCCTAAACTAGGCAACACTGAATTAATAGGATATTAATTGAAGACATAACCTTAATAACAACATAAAAGGATAACATCCAACAATTGTATGTTTCACTGAACTTCTTTCACCACAAATGATTTTGCCTTTGTCCTTTTCCAGAGTTAAATAGTTCCTTTTCTGGGGTAAAATACATGGACACTCCTCTAGATAGATAAAAATATGCACCTCCCTGCTAAGAAGTTCACACTACTGACTACCACCACTTGAATTTGGTTCTGTGGCATACATGATCCCTGAAGTTCTGGCAGTAGTTAGTCAAAAGAAAGccagagttttttttttttttgactggtTAGGAAGCCAGAGGTTGCTAATGCcacataaaaaaaaaggctCCAATGTACCCTTTTCGATGCAACTTCCTCTTTTACTAGTCTCCATGTCCTTTTCATCCGTATCTCTAGAGAGTAACATTGTTTCTATCCTCATTGGAGGTGTAATCTTTAGTAAATCCATTTCATCACCTgtcaatacacacacacattgtTTCTTCGCTTGAGTTATCATTTTGGTCAATAGTAATGACGTCTTACCCTAAGTGAGTTGTTCAAGGGTCCATCCAGGAGTCATTCTAGAACTGTCTTTCTTTATTATcaatctattttatttttatttttttgaaattttgtaaGTGTTCATAGCTTCCCTAAGCCTGAAACTTgttccccctccccccccccccccccacacacacacacactcaaaCCGTTACTTAACCCTTGCTGACATTGAAAGCTTTCTTACCCAACAATTACCGACCCTTTTCACTCTCAAACCCCACAGATTTGAATCCTATAATTGCTTCAAATTTGTCCCACCATCATAAATATGCTTTTGAGTTCAattagtgcaaaaaaaaaaaaaaaaaaaaatcatcacctTGGGAGGAAGTGAACTCCCAGCTTTCTCACAACCCATGGAGTCTACAGGTGCATCCTCTGAGGATCTCATCTTGCGGATTCCTTCAAGAACTTTTTCCCAGTTCGAAGGTGGTCGTACTGGATCAGATAGACTGACGCCTTTGATTTCTGTCCTTCAACAGACCTTAGCTCAGTGATATGGTTAACCAAGACAAAGTGCCCATTGGCTCAACAAAATGTAGAGTTGCACAAAAGGGTGATTTAAGTCCTCTTTATTTCAAACTAACTAGGGCAAAATATAAACCAAAAGAAACCTTCGTATTAGCAAACCAGACCAAGATAATAAATGATTCTATTAAAAGCAACAAAATTAATCTCACTACTTCTGGACTTGTTGCCTAAGAGTGTCTAGAAAGATGAACTGAAGCAAAGaacactttctttttcttcactcaCTTTGGTAATACAAAATTTACATCTTCATCCAGTATCGAAGAAAAAATTGCATCTTCATGCTACAGTTTCTATTCAAAGTGTCAATTGAGAGCTTCAGTTCTGAATAATTAAAGTAATGAAACCACTGAATGACATAATATTGCTTATCCCTCGAATTGGACTCTTCTGTTAAAAGTTATAGCCATTGCCTTTTCAGATTTGAGATTGACTTGTATGATCTTTTGAACTTCTGGCTAAGTAGAAGAAGGATATCTTGTAGGTTTAACACTTATCCCTTAGGTGGCAAGTTTGTTCCTTTTCATTAAGTGCATATCACATTACCTCCTAAATCTCATTTTCACAATTCTTAGCAGTTAAATATACATCGGTTTCCAGAGTCATCCAAAGCTCACCAGCATAAACAATCATGCATATAGGAAAAGACAAGCTAAAAGCGTATCTAAAGTTTTTCCCACTTCAGAGCAATAATAGAAACCTCTAGATTACCTCATTTACCTGTTTGTGTCAACTGGGATAGAGCTTTTTCTCCTGTCAAACGCGTAGTTTTGGCAGGCTCTGCACAAAGTAAAAAATGATTGGAAAAACAGATGAAAAGCAAGGATATTGGGAAGTCCAAATGCTGATGGACAGGACGTAAAATAGCAGAGCTGCAGAGGTGACAGAACGCTTGTAACTGTTACAGAGTTCTATACCATTTAAgcatcatgaaaacatgaaaaagagaaatgGCAATAACATAGAAAATTCTACTTTCACATTGTATCATCCTGTCAATCTATCATATCCAAAAATGGCCTTTTTCACTTGCTCACAATACAAGTGCTTAAACTTTcatcacttttcttttttgagtaGGCATGCACATACTTTCTCTCTTAAAAAACCTGATAATTTTAGTCAAGAAATGATCAGTATTTTTAAGGCTGTGATGACATTACATGTGCCATTGAAAAGCCACAGATATAGATCTTCAATTACTAATAAGCCTTTGGTAAAATGATTTGCAATACTAGGTCATGTGCTTCCTCTCTTATCTCTCTTCAACACTCTAATTCTTTTCACACTGCAATTTCAACTCATTCTTCTACACAACATAATTTTTACATGCCTTACTCATATTCTTTTCTTCCTGTTTATATCACCTTGGTTAGTACACAAGGAAGTCAAAATGCTAAGTTAGGTTTCTCGTGACTAATGCTTctatgtaaaaataaaagatattcCATGGGTAAAAAAACTCCATTGCCTATATTACTTGAATTAGTCATCTCTTATCACTTTTCTGTTTTTACATTGATATCTTTTCAAACTTAtccttcttcaaattccaagAGTTAGTTCAGGTCAAGTCGTGCAATTTTTTGGGTCTCATTAACTCAATCTTGAAGGAAATTTTCTCCTTGAGTCAATAAACAAGTATGGACTCTTAACATTTCTTGGGTCTCATTAACTAAAGTTGTACATTTTTAGTGTCTTCTACTTGAATAAAAACTTTTACAAAATCATGTTCAAACTTCATTGTCTAATCATGCAAAGTTTTGATCCAATTGGATTCATTCTTTTCATCACAAACTATAGAAGTGCTTGTCAAATTTATTGTCCCTGTACCCCAACAGAATAGGGTAGGCAAGAATATGAAGTCAAGTAGTAATAAAGTTTAACAAGGTAACATGTGTTGTGGTTTCTTTAAATTAGATGGAGGTTAAACATGTACTTGCCAGGCACAGGGATACAAGCAGCAAGTTTTGGAAAGATTAACAAGCTACTAAAATAGCAACACGAAATCTTTTTCTTTGATTAGGGACATCCAGGCAAATACTTGTCAATGTGTTGATATCTTGATGGTAATAAGAATAGTTATGGAGTCAAAATAAAGACTTGAGACTTACTTGATTTGGAATATGTATCGTCCTTTGAATAGGCAAAATCCTCTATATCAGGCAGTCTAACaaactgcaaaaaaaaaaaggtgtcagaaagttatttttcctttatgTCACCAAAAAACCAAATGATCAAATTACCTTAAAAAACTCAAATGATCAAAGCAAGTAAGTATTTTGAGATGGTTTATGGTTAAAATGTTAATCAGCTTGTTAGATGCACTATCACAAGTGCACACTGTATGAATCTGGATGCTAAAAGTTATGAAAAGTCTACTCCCTCAACTAATGTACttacagcttgtttggatggttgttacatatcttttcataatgtatcatattATATGTATTGTTTCGatgaacacaatgtttggatagaatGTATTGTTTCCGGTCGTTACATAATGCCATAACTTACAATATTATAAAGAAAAGTAGGGTACGGGGTAGAAGTAATTACAACCATTACAAGCCAAAAGTAATAAAGATCACACTTTTTTCCCAGAAGATTCTTCTTTGACCTCTGCAGCTATGACTTCCAGAGTCTTTTTAACTCTCTTTTTCCGGACGAAAACACGAAGTTCAGGAACTGAGCTTCCACCTGAGCCTTGAGAACCTGAGAACATAAAAATTACTAATACTACTGAAATTTTCCAACAATGGATGAAATCTCCCCCACCCCTCAAAAAAGTTACTCCTATTAATGTACTTATTAGTTACAACCATTTCAAGCCAAAAGTAACAAAGATATACCATACCCCTCCGTCCCACTTACCTTTCTTTTTgatctgtcccaaaaagagtgaAACCTCTTTCTATGTTTAgcaagttgacaattcaaacatcctaaaCATAAAACTTGCTGAAATTTCCACTACCCCTCAAAAAAGTTACtccttttatttgtatttttcaaaGCATATACGTGCATATTTAAAGATGTGATTCAAAAAGTTATTATAACTGGGAATGCTTTGAAAAATGGATTCTTTTTTGCTGACCTGGGCTTTTCTCAAAAGGGGTTTCTTGCTTGAGGGAACTTCGCGTTCTTCGCATTTTGGCGGATGAAATTGTTTGAATACCAAGTGGAAGAAGAAGCGCAGTGTTTTTCACAAGACAGAGAGGCATTTTTTGATTAAAATCAAACCATAGTTTCGTTTCTTGGTTCTTGGACCCTGCCTCCAACAATGAAAAAAGTAGAAGCACATTTGTGTTAATTATTGGTAAATTTAGTTATAATTCTATACCTCATTTTTGACATTTAAATTGTTAGAATCGCATTTATAAACTTGACAATTTTATCACATTAATTAAGTAACCATGTGTTTTTTTGTCTACTAATTCTTCAAGTTTAAAGCAATTAAATGTTGTAAAAATATAAAGGATTGATAATATTCTAAGGCATACGCGAATGGAAGTCTTTTTGTCATATCATACTCAAATAATTTCCTCACATAATCTACTGATAATATTCATTTATGAAAAATGCAAAATTAAAAGTACTATAATCACAAACAAGCAACGTAAaggaaatttgtaaaaaaagatcAATTTTGTCGTATCACTTGACAATTTTATAAGACATGCTCGATCGGAAATCTTTTTGTCATATTAAACACTCCAATGATCCCTTAAtttttactccaacaatccctTAATTTTTACTTAGCTAATAAATTAGTAGTTGAGGTTGTTGTTCTTTTAGTGTTTTCATAATAGTTCATATACCTCcatggattttttaaaaatgatattCAAGTTTATGTACTTATAATTTTAGTCGCGCGGCTTACATAGTAGATGAGTTTATGGTGACCATcattaatgtagtttttatttAGATATAGAAAGAGTGTTTGGACCTATAATTTTGAGAATGTTGTCATCAAAACTTTACTTGTCCTTAGAACAAAATCTCTTTTTAAATTTCTCAACTATTGTTAAATTCAAATCACACTAGATATCAATGAGTTTAAGTGTTACATCTCGTAGTTTAAGGAACCCTGTGTTTTTTTGTGTActaattcttcaagttaaaagCAAttaaatattgtaaaagata
This window harbors:
- the LOC132052609 gene encoding endonuclease III homolog 1, chloroplastic-like isoform X1 codes for the protein MPLCLVKNTALLLPLGIQTISSAKMRRTRSSLKQETPFEKSPGSQGSGGSSVPELRVFVRKKRVKKTLEVIAAEVKEESSGKKFVRLPDIEDFAYSKDDTYSKSKPAKTTRLTGEKALSQLTQTEIKGVSLSDPVRPPSNWEKVLEGIRKMRSSEDAPVDSMGCEKAGSSLPPKERRFAVLVSSLLSSQTKDQVNHGAIQRLLQNGLLAADTIDTANEETIKSLIYPVGFYTRKANNLKKVAKICLSKYDGDIPSTLEELLLLPGIGPKMAHLVMNVAWDNVQGICVDTHVHRISNRLGWVSRPGTKQKTRTPEETRESLQLWLPKEEWVPINPLLVGFGQTICTPLRPHCALCSVSDLCPSAFKEASSPSSTPKN
- the LOC132052608 gene encoding protein farnesyltransferase/geranylgeranyltransferase type-1 subunit alpha, producing the protein MDSSEEKRTRIPFKERPDWADVKPVPQDDGPCPVVPIAYTEDFSETMDYFRAIYLANERSPRALQLTAEAIQLNPGNYTVWQFRRVVLEALGVDLLEELKFVDRIAGENTKNYQIWHHRRWLAEKLGADAVTNELEFTKKIFSQDAKNYHAWSHRQWVLQALGGWEDELAYCQQLLEDDIYNNSAWNQRYFVVTRSPLLGGLAAMRESEVNYTVQAIRASPENESPWRYLRGLHKNDTQSLVEDSQVASVILEVLTSNNSHVHALSLLLDLLCHGFEPSQELKSAVDVLTPQSCSPDLALTKRVCSILELADPMRVKYWNWRKSTVPVQSATCQNADRLADLCARMSDL
- the LOC132052609 gene encoding endonuclease III homolog 1, chloroplastic-like isoform X2, with translation MPLCLVKNTALLLPLGIQTISSAKMRRTRSSLKQETPFEKSPGSQGSGGSSVPELRVFVRKKRVKKTLEVIAAEVKEESSGKKFVRLPDIEDFAYSKDDTYSKSKIKGVSLSDPVRPPSNWEKVLEGIRKMRSSEDAPVDSMGCEKAGSSLPPKERRFAVLVSSLLSSQTKDQVNHGAIQRLLQNGLLAADTIDTANEETIKSLIYPVGFYTRKANNLKKVAKICLSKYDGDIPSTLEELLLLPGIGPKMAHLVMNVAWDNVQGICVDTHVHRISNRLGWVSRPGTKQKTRTPEETRESLQLWLPKEEWVPINPLLVGFGQTICTPLRPHCALCSVSDLCPSAFKEASSPSSTPKN